In Leptidea sinapis chromosome 8, ilLepSina1.1, whole genome shotgun sequence, a single window of DNA contains:
- the LOC126965673 gene encoding glucose dehydrogenase [FAD, quinone]-like, whose translation MQWTLILTISLSVISLTTSQTNNIFDFWTDLFRPLPHAKKEGFVPDYTPKNNQKFDFIIVGAGSAGCVLANRLSEISDWNVLLLEAGGNENFFSDIPIFAPFISITPMNWDYSSEPEKRACKDLRGNVCYMPRGKVLGGSSVLNFLIYQRGHPEDYDDWEDMGNEGWSYKDVLPYFKKSENIRIPELYNSSFHGIGGYLDIDYASYSSPLETAFKDAGQELGYTWNDPNGENLIGFSKPQATIRNGRRCSSSKAFLEPIRYRKNLKVSKYSTAKKLLIDPLSKIAYGVEFTKKSKRLRVYARNEIILAAGTVGSAQLLMLSGIGPADHLNEIGIEHIINLPVGYNLQDHVTFSGNAFIVNETGLCVSDMIAASPMSAAAYLAGHGPLTIPGGAAGLAFSHTKYSNDLSDSRPDIEIVMGAGSLAGDFLGIIRSLLGVTDEFYLKVYGSLPIQKRQQSFALNPVLIRPRSIGRLTLRSSNFDEHPKIQPNYFDNSNDMKIIIEGVRLAQKIINTKSFQKYDTKLHDVPFPGCEDLVFDSDEYWECAITQTSITLDHQVGTCKMGPADDPTAVVSPRLQVHGAKGLRIADASIMPRIPASHTHAPVVMIAEKAADMIKEDWDKPIFKIS comes from the exons ATGCAGTGGACTCTGATATTAACGATCTCATTATCCGTTATATCTTTGACGACAAGCCAAACAAACAACATTTTCGACTTCTGGACAGACCTGTTTCGCCCTTTACCTCATGCTAAGAAGGAAGGGTTCGTCCCAGACTATACCCCTAAAAACAATCAAAAGTTTGATTTCATTATTGTTGGAGCCGGTTCCGCTGGATGTGTTTTAGCAAACAGGTTATCAGAAATTTCTGATTGGAATGTCCTCCTGTTAGAAGCTGGAggtaatgaaaactttttttccGATATTCCAATATTTGCACCCTTTATTTCAATTACACCTATGAACTGGGATTATAGTTCAGAACCAGAGAAAAGAGCTTGTAAAGATTTAAGGGGAAATGTATGCTATATGCCACGTGGAAAAGTGCTTGGGGGGAGTAGTGTTCTTAATTTTCTTATATATCAACGTGGTCATCCTGAAGATTATGATGATTGGGAGGATATGGGTAACGAAGGCTGGAGCTACAAGGATGTTTTGCCTTATTTCAAAAAATCTGAAAACATCAGAATTCCGGAACTGTACAATTCAAGCTTTCATGGCATAGGTGGTTATTTGGACATAGATTACGCGTCCTATTCATCACCATTGGAAACTGCATTTAAAGACGCAGGACAAGAGCTTGGTTACACGTGGAATGATCCAAACGGTGAAAATTTAATTGGCTTCTCAAAGCCACAGGCAACAATCAGAAATGGACGACGGTGTAGTTCTTCTAAAGCATTTCTGGAACCAATTAGATACCGAAAAAATTTGAAAGTGTCAAAGTATTCCACTGCTAAAAAATTGTTGATAGATCCACTATCGAAAATTGCATATGGAGTTGAATTCACTAAAAAAAGCAAAAG aCTACGGGTGTATGCCCGGAACGAAATCATATTAGCCGCAGGAACAGTTGGTTCTGCCCAGTTGTTAATGTTATCCGGCATTGGACCAGCAGATCACCTGAATGAGATAGGAATTGAACATATAATAAATCTTCCTGTAGGATACAACCTGCAAGATCATGTTACGTTTTCCGGGAATGCATTCATTGTAAATGAAACTGGACTCTGCGTCAGTGAC atgATAGCAGCTTCACCAATGTCTGCAGCTGCATACCTAGCAGGACACGGGCCTTTAACAATACCCGGCGGAGCTGCAGGATTGGCATTTTCCCACACCAAATACTCTAATGATCTAAGCGATTCACGACCTGATATAGAAATAGTGATGGGAGCCGGTTCTTTAGCTGGTGACTTCCTGGGAATAATTAGATCTCTTCTCG GTGTGACGGACGAATTTTATCTGAAGGTATATGGATCTTTACCAATACAAAAGCGACAACAATCGTTTGCACTAAACCCAGTCCTCATACGTCCTCGGAGCATCGGTCGCTTGACCCTCAGAAGCTCAAACTTTGATGAGCACCCAAAAATTCAACcgaattattttgataattctaatgatatgaaaataataatagaaggaGTACGATTG GCACAAAAAATTATCAACACGAAGTCATTTCAAAAATACGACACGAAACTACATGATGTGCCATTCCCTGGCTGCGAGGACCTGGTGTTTGACTCTGATGAATACTGGGAATGTGCAATTACGCAGACATCGATTACTCTTGATCATCAA GTAGGCACTTGCAAAATGGGCCCTGCAGATGACCCAACCGCTGTTGTTTCTCCACGGTTACAAGTCCATGGTGCTAAAGGTTTAAGAATAGCAGATGCATCTATTATGCCAAGGATTCCTGCTTCTCACACTCATGCACCTGTTGTAATGATTGCAGAAAAAGCAGCAGATATGATCAAGGAAGATTGGGATAAACCTATTTTTAAGATTTCCTAA